Genomic segment of Chloroflexota bacterium:
CGGGTATCGCGCAATCGCCTTCGATCGACGTGGATGGGGGCGAAGCGTGGCGCAACCGGAGTCAGGTCCCCAGCCCGGCACCATCGCCGATGACCTCCACGGTCTGGTCGACCATTTGCGTCTCGTCACCTTCCACCTCGTCGGCATCGCGGGTGGCGGCTACGCTGCCTACGATTACGCCATCGGGCACCCGGAGCGCCTGCGCAGCCTGGTGGTCGCGGCAAGTGGTGGCGGGATCCCTGAGAGCGACTACGCACGGGAGTACGGCCGCGTTCGTCTGCCCGGTTTTCCGGATTGGCCAGCCCAGTTCCGCGAGGTGAGCCTCGACTACCTGGCGACGAATCCAACGGGCCTCCAGGCCTGGCTGGAAATCCACGGGCGCTCGCGCCAGCCGGGCGCCCCGGCGCAGCCGACCCGCAACAGCATTACCCTGAAGCGACTGGAAACGCTCCGCATCCGCACGCTGCTCATCGCCGCGGACAACGACCTCACGACGCCCCCGTACGTCATGCGGATGCAGGCGGGGCACCTGCCCGACGCGCGCTTTCTGCTGATCCCGGACGCGGGCCACTCGGTCAACTGGGAGCAGCCGGCGGCGTTCAACGATGCGCTCCTCGAGTTCCTCGGACGCGGTTGAACGCCGCCAGCGCGGGGAGTATCGGCAGCGGGAGCATGAACGGTCGAGCCTACCGGGCGCTCTTTGCGCTGACCCTCGCGGCCTTCATCTTTGGACGGATCTCCATCGCGGTCGCCGAGGACGCGTCCGTCGCCCCGACGCCGCTCCCGCCGGTTGCGAACGACGATCCATGGTTCGGCGCGGTCCAGGCGATCTCCAACCCACAAGCGGCCGGGGACGCGGGCGTCAAGTGGACGCGTCTGATCTTCCCGTGGAACGAGATCCAGCCGAACGGGCCGAACGATTGGGAGCAGGGATACTTCTCTGACGACGACATCGATTCGCTGCGGAGTCGCGGAATCGAAATCGAGGGGATCGCGCTCTACACGCCGACGTGGGCCGCGCGCGACCCGCAATATGACACGCGCAGCGTTCCCCGGGACCTTTCGCTGCCGCCCGATGACCCCCGGAACCCGTGGGGCTCTTTCATGCGGCGGCTTGCTTCTCAGTACGCCGGACGGATCGACACGTGGGTCATCTACAACG
This window contains:
- a CDS encoding alpha/beta hydrolase; this encodes MAEAAKAVEAHADLPGVRLWYRDTGGSGAPVILMHANTGNSDSWGPNIPALVGAGYRAIAFDRRGWGRSVAQPESGPQPGTIADDLHGLVDHLRLVTFHLVGIAGGGYAAYDYAIGHPERLRSLVVAASGGGIPESDYAREYGRVRLPGFPDWPAQFREVSLDYLATNPTGLQAWLEIHGRSRQPGAPAQPTRNSITLKRLETLRIRTLLIAADNDLTTPPYVMRMQAGHLPDARFLLIPDAGHSVNWEQPAAFNDALLEFLGRG